Part of the Lolium rigidum isolate FL_2022 chromosome 6, APGP_CSIRO_Lrig_0.1, whole genome shotgun sequence genome, ATGTATATACTGCGTTGGCGGATCTGGCGGGGGCGAGATAGCCTTTGGCCTCTTGGCCACGAACTGACTTCACGCTTGATATCTACTATACTATTCGATTGGTCAACTTACGTCTTTCTTTGTAATTATGCTTGCCTGAATTTTGCTTAAATTCTGATTTACCAGCTGCCGTGTTTGGGAATGGTGGGGTGATTTCGGTGCTATTTGAGACGCCCTCTGGCTTTACGCCATCTGGCTTTGCAATTTTCGGTTATGATGCGATCAATCTCGCTAAAGAAGATGCCTGGAAGGTACTTTTTTGATTATTGCTCCtatgttcttgtttttcttttgtcGTCTTTGTCATCGACCTAATTGTTCTGTATTATCTATCCCGTGCAGCACATCTGGGCAGATTTCATCGATGTGCCAAAAACAGTTAGTGCCCCCTCCCCCAAACCATTTTTTTCTACTCTTGTTTGATGCTTGTGCTCATTTTAAACCGAGCATCGACCTTTCATGATACATTTTTGCCACTTTTATTTATCTCTGCATTGCATGAAGAAATACATGGGGTTGTTTCTACCGTAGGTCTCATATACTCTACATGGGGTAGCAAGCATACCACTTTATCACTTGGAATATacccatattatatttttaagaTTTACAAAGCGAtctacaagaaaaaaaaaatccaagcagAGTCCACAAGTTTGAGTATATTATCTATTTTAGAAATACCTTCATATCTGTAGTTCTGTACACATAAATTAGTACGTCCACCAATtaacttactccctccgtttcaaaaaaaaagctaCTCAACTTTTTCTATATACAGATgtttctacaactaaaatgtgtcttgTATAtctccgtatctagacaaagttgagcagCTCTTTTTGGGAGTACTATATTGCTACCTAAATAATTTTATACACTACAAACTCCAAAACTCTCGTGTGTGTAAGTACGTTAAACAGGCTACACACTCCAGTTTTCTCTCTATAAATCTGCTCAGGAAGCATGCACCATGATTTTGTTTCTCTTATGAATGCATTCCCAGAGCCATTTTTCTTAAAAAGGCCACTATGCGTGCAAGAGATATCCAAGTAATAGATGGGCACAGGTTTGGTGATACTAGGGGGTATTGGCATATGCCAAATTGTGACTGGTTACTGCTAGGTAGGGATGATTTAAGTCCTGCCATGGTGATGGTATTACTACCCAGAAACGCAAGTATGCCTCTTTTCAAAAGACATTGCATTTGCTTAACGCATGACTATTCTAATTTACACCTAAATTGAGAACTTGAACAAGATTTATCATTACACTTGATGATGCATCTAACTATTTGGCATGATTTTTGACTAATTGTGTCTTCTCCCCTTAACATGCTTGTCATTGTTTGTTTCATTAACAGGCTCTTTGGATGGAAGCCTTTAAAACTTTTGAGGTCAAAGGCAGTGCCATTACTGACACTTCTGTTAGTCCAGAGCTTAGTTCGATGATCCAGAAGTATGTTGTCGATGAGCAAACACTAGCTGTTGGAAATGAGAAATACAAAGATGTCATTCAGAAGTGCTTGGTTAGTGTTAAAGCTCCCTTGTTTGCTTACTTCTATGAATAATTTTGAGCCCAGACTTTTTGTTGATATTATTTCAGAAAATACCCTGCGTGTACACTCCTGCTGTCAAGGAGTTGATGTGGGGCTTGAGGATTCAGATGCCTCGTTTTCTACCCGTGGAAAAGTCAGAGATGGCTAATGAGGATCGCTTCCCGATGAGTGAAGGAATGATATTTCTCCTGAATTACCATGACTTTGACATCAATCGGCATATGATGGTGAGCCCATCACTTCCTTCCCCATATGTCTTACATTGAAGTGCTTTCTGCAGCACACATGAAACCATTCGTTTTCACAGCGACCCAAGTATTTTTCTTCAATATTGTTTCTGGGATTTTGCCTTCCACGTGTTTTTTCTGTATCATTGATGTAGCATTGCTCCTTGTATCCAGGTGACTAAACGTATTATTGAGGTGGCAGGCATTGTGTATGAGTGTGATTGTCGTGTCAACAAATACAAATACGATAACGCCTTGTGCTTTGCTGCTCACCAACTTAAGAAAATATCTCGGATTTGCACTCGTCGTTGGGATTTACTGAAACTTGCGACCGCACTCAAGATGATATGTTACCCTGAATATGAAATTTCAGATGCCCGACAGGTAAATTGTAATATATTggggatgtatatggatttgatcaAAGTTGCCATTCATCTAATGCTAGTGTGTTTCTTTCAGCTGTTCTCAAAACGACATTTGAAGAGGTTGATGAAGGATGCACCTCGATATAGAAATAAAATCCCCAAGAATCCTTGCATGAGAGCCTATAAAGAAATGTACTCTGCCCGCAAAATTAGGCTTAACGCAGCTAGTCTGTTGGTCCGTTTGGTCAAGCAGGCCAAAAAGGCATATGAAGATGATCAGGCAGGCAAAGCTGGAAGTGATTGTGAAATTGGTCCTGGCAAGAAAAAGATTTGTCGTAGTTTTGACCCTGTCATGATTGATGATCATGAACTTACAAAGTGTCATACCACAGTTCCGGAAAAACGTAGGGAAGGACAGGTATACTTCATGCTCCATATGAACACACTAAATAGTAGAAAAAGGAAATATGAGAGAACACTCTCTTCTCCAGAGTCTTGCAACAAGTTAGTTTTGCTTTACTTGATTGTTCTGGAGCTGGTACAGCACTGTTCAACTATAATTTAAGGCTTTAGTTTCATTTTGTCGATAAAGAAAGCAATGTTTCTTTCATTTCTCTCAGGTTCCACCAACTCTTGCACCAGTTGATACTCAGATCTCCAGCCACCCAGTGTTAACATGACGAACATACCAGACATCTTATCTATGGACATCCATCCTTTGAAGGTTTGTTACCGCACCTTGCTTTGAATATTCTGTAATCGTTGTGCCTAACTTTCTCCCAAAATGCTAAATCGTTCAAAAGTTTGTTTTACTGGCATCTTTGTATATTTCAACTTTAGGAGGTCTCCTGAACATTGAATCTTTTCTGTTGAATGAAGGTTCACAATGAATTAACTGAGAATACTTCAGATCTAAGTCAAAGTGGAACTTAGTTACACTTTTCTTGCCATTACACTGACTAGCTGAATACCCTGCGTTACCATGGAATACCCTTGACCATGTGCATCAAACGTGACACATGTAAGGTCTTCAGCTACATAACCATCAGCGGAGCCTTTGGGCTCTTGCATTCTTACTATTTCGTGGTCCTTCTCTTTCTACAACATTCAACATGTCTCACGGTGTGTGCTGTCTCCTCCAGACTTTTGTGGTGTTGCTAGAAGTAAATGTTAGATGGTTTCCTTTCGCTTAGTATTTGATTGCTACTATCATCTGAACACCTCAACCACGATTCCACAATATTGTTTATGAAAATATATGCATATTTTAGCTAGCAAATATGCACATAAAGTAGGATTTGCTATGAATCTTACACGGACATCACAACCTTAAGAATAAGTTACCATCTTCCTTCTCTCTTGTCCCCTCTTCCTTTACGCAGGTGTCGCTTCAAGCATTGCTAACTATTAGAAATGAACATACTAATTTTCTGCTCCCATGACAAAGTAAGCCGCACCAGCGGCTTATTCCTTATACGTGTTGTTAGCCATGATAGTCAGTACTACCTCTGTTCGGGATTATAAGGCCGGCGCGTATACCTAGGTCGTCAATTTGATCAACATAACATAAAATGTATAAAATGAAAATTATATCACTAGAAAGTAGAACATTTAAACTTTTGAAGGATatgtattttaaaatatataCCTTGTATTACGTTGGTTAAATTTACGATCTAGAGACACGCGTGGGCCTTATAATCCCGAACAAAGGAATTACCACGCTTTGACTTCACTATGCGTTTTTGCATTACATGATCCTCTTGATTGACCTTCTGTTTGTTTTTGTAGGGTTTACAAAGTAGTCCGTGATTGGAATGTTATCTAGACACTTAACGGATCCATCAGGTCAGTTTTGTCAGTCCCCTTGATTGCCATTTCAACATGAAGCCGATTAACTTATTGTTGTGACTTTTGTACTTCAACGGAGAAAGTAACTTCTATAAGTTTGGAGCTGATGCTAGGTACATCGCTGTAGGTTCAATGGAGCAAAACCTACGGACATTTGGGCTCCAAAGCTACCAGCCGACCACCCAGGAGAAAAACCTGTTTTATCAGTATTTTATTACGCAACTCGCCAGGTTCAGCCAGTGTACTTTTGGCCACCACATGTTGAGTTTCTCAGTGTACGTAAGATCCTTCGTTTGTTCTTTTTGTGAAGAATGAGTTGTAAACGAATGAGATAATTGACGAGTGATTCAGTTAGTTGTCTTTATTGATGACTTGGAAAAATGACCGTCGGTTGCAACGGGAGATACATTGCTATATGTATGAGAAAACTACACAAATAAGATATAAATCAACCAGACATGATTATATGCAAGTAATTCCTGCCTTTAAAATGCTGAACAGCTCATTAACTGCACCACTATAATAAAACATATAACACGGTTTCTATTTTTGTGTTTAGAGGCATAGCGTCATGCTACTGTTCTAGGATTCTAGTCCAGTTACGGTAAGTGCTGTTGTTGATTATTTTCGCTGTAGTGGTCTCGGACCTTTTATAATAATATTAAATTGTGCATCTATTTAATTATCCTATTTGTATATATATAATATTCTAATGTATCTTCGGCTTTGTAATACTTAGATTCTTGTAAACGGTTAATGTATTGAGTGAAATTCTTTGGGCCAATATCTTCAGAGATTGCATAGCATCCGCAGGCAAACACCTAAGCATGCTTTGGTGAATGCATCTGCTACAGACTCAGTGTACCTTGGCATTCATGTACGGATGTACCAGCAAACCAATGGTGATGCCAAGTTTCCATGCGTAGCTTACCTGGGGCGGAGACGCTGCCGAAAATCTATTGGGGCGACACAGGGAGATAACATTCCTATTACTCCCTTTATCCCAAAGTAGGATTTCATGTACCAGCAAACCATGGTGACGCCAACGCTAACTTGTTCCACCCCGGCTGGCTACCGGCGTCTCCGTTCCATGCCTAGCTTACCTGGGCGGAGACGGCGCTGAATATCTATTGGCGCGACACAAGCAGATAACATTGCTATTACTCCCTTGATCCCAAAGTAGGATGCCTATAATATTTAGATTAAGTCAaagtttttttagtttttttaaaagAGCTTAGGACCTTGGACCGTCCCCGCTCCTTCGTCTACAGGACAGGGCGTTTTTCTGAAACCTCCCCAGCCAACCCACCTAGCCGCCGTAGATCCggtggttcctcctcctccttagtGTAGGGTTTGTTAGGACCTCTGCCGGCGGCGCTTTGGAGGCGGTGGCGCGGCCAGTGTGGTGTTTGGTGGTGGCGCTCAGCCCCTTCGACGGCGGCGTTCTCTGGAGCTCCGACGTGGAGCGGTCCCTCTCCCCGTGTACGCAGCTCCCAGGAGCTGCCGGGCGCGCTCTCCCCTGGCCGGATTTGGGGCGACGGATCCGGCGTATGAATATGAGGAAGAAGATGGTGTTGCTTGGTTCGTTGACGATGGCGGCTTCCGGGGTAGGTCCTCTGGGACTGGCGCTCGGCGACTTCCCGTTCGCTGGGGGTATGCTTCCGTTCCAAGGCGACAAGAGAAGCAATTGCGACGGCGCGCCACCGACGGCTTCGTGGTGCCGGCGTGGTCGACTTGTAGAAGGGCTTGGTtgtaattttttttgtctttgtggACCTTTCTATAATATTGCCAAGTTAATATCAGTTTCTTTCACCGCAAAATAAAAAGTTTTCAAAGTTTTACCAACTATATAGAAAACGGTGTCAACATTTATAATCCcaaattaatatttttagaaccatcatgaaatatatttttatattatgtatatttagaatttaaaattttagatgttgatattttttgtaTATAGTTTCTCAAACTTTTAAAAAGTCTGACTTTAACTAAAAAATTTAAGCATCCTAAGTTCGGAAGGAGAGAGTATGAGAGAGATAGAGAGTGCCTTTATGTAGTAGTCCCTTAATTCTCAGGTGCTCGGAGGAATTGAGCTATTTTCTTCAACTATATGAGATGTTTTGCAttttacaaaaaagaaaagaaatatgtACGTGCTCAACATTCATGATGATGACTTGTTTCCTTGCCTGTCAAGAGGCAAGCAATTCCGTCATATGTTTTCATCTTTTCAGTTGTCATCTTTaaaatatctatacctaataataaaagagcTAAggcttctgccaaaaagttttgtCAACTAAATTGTTTAAACCGATTTGTCCTcctaccaaatcgcataatacatcaAATGGCCACCGTACCGGTTCAGTTTCAACCTTATTTTTCCTGCTCCCATCGAGACCCTCTAAGAGCGGATCTGTTTGTGTTTCGTCCGTTGGGATTCAATCTGTTTTGGGCTTTCTCCCGTCTCCCCACACGAATCGTATCGTATCGAGTAACTACCAAACTCGATTGATTTCATTCCCCCTCTCCACCAAAATCCGCAATATATAGCCCATGCTCTCTGTGCGGGATTCTCACGTCTCACGG contains:
- the LOC124665651 gene encoding uncharacterized protein LOC124665651, with protein sequence MGKEDVSMAGRKETASEKNPFHTDVDVVDVDDDDDEDEAKEVFREGGAAAVFGNGGVISVLFETPSGFTPSGFAIFGYDAINLAKEDAWKHIWADFIDVPKTALWMEAFKTFEVKGSAITDTSVSPELSSMIQKYVVDEQTLAVGNEKYKDVIQKCLKIPCVYTPAVKELMWGLRIQMPRFLPVEKSEMANEDRFPMSEGMIFLLNYHDFDINRHMMVTKRIIEVAGIVYECDCRVNKYKYDNALCFAAHQLKKISRICTRRWDLLKLATALKMICYPEYEISDARQLFSKRHLKRLMKDAPRYRNKIPKNPCMRAYKEMYSARKIRLNAASLLVRLVKQAKKAYEDDQAGKAGSDCEIGPGKKKICRSFDPVMIDDHELTKCHTTVPEKRREGQVPPTLAPVDTQISSHPVLT